Proteins encoded by one window of Mercenaria mercenaria strain notata chromosome 4, MADL_Memer_1, whole genome shotgun sequence:
- the LOC123553509 gene encoding basic phospholipase A2-like — translation MECKSLHGTVCGSLILFLIIVSQAEGGSLVRTRRNAFQMCNLINMYTGISCLNYNPYGCFCGYGQRGSNPVDEADRCCKIHDDCYGDAHTKNHCYFWSGMFVGYTYDCKNGCRCLDQEKCARKVCECDLQLADCLGKSSFNVTYKEYDRSQCR, via the exons ATGGAATGTAAAAGTCTACACGGGACTGTCTGTGGTTCTCTGATACTATTCCTCATAATAG tatCTCAAGCCGAGGGTGGAAGTTTGGTTAGAACACGCCGGAATGCATTTCAGATGTGTAACCTTATAAACATGTACACGGGTATCTCGTGCTTAAACTACAATCCATACGGTTGTTTCTGTGGTTACGGTCAAAGAGGCTCTAACCCGGTCGACGAAGCTGATAG ATGCTGCAAGATACATGACGACTGTTATGGAGATGCTCACACCAAGAACCACTGTTATTTCTGGAGTGGTATGTTTGTTGGCTACACATACGACTGCAAGAACGGATGTAGATGTTTAG ATCAAGAAAAGTGCGCAAGAAAAGTGTGCGAATGCGATCTACAGCTAGCGGATTGTTTAGGAAAATCATCTTTTAACGTTACGTACAAGGAATATGACAGAAGTCAATGCAGATGA
- the LOC123553510 gene encoding complement C1q tumor necrosis factor-related protein 3-like has product MKLLVFIAVLKLVTCGYLPPPDGYYDNRTPTCACDEAQISTLAEKISQLELNLETQRSRSDSLEKRLTHHERNKRQAVYGPVAFTAYLSHWEQDLAIGQPVVFDTALTNEGGFYSTSTGKFTVPLDGLYIFSFMIETKHAVDTAVRLVVDGVNMLDAVVEPRHTGQNLQGGNVGIFKLHKGATVWVENYNREHQTLEGQDSYRFNTFSGALLSEVEDFVSTVG; this is encoded by the exons ATGAAGCTGTTAGTTTTCATTGCTGTGCTTAAACTCGTTACTTGTGGCTACTTGCCGCCTCCTGACGGTTACTATGACAACCGGACGCCAACATGTGCGTGCGACGAAGCGCAGATTTCCACTTTAGCTGAGAAAATATCGCAGCTAGAGCTGAATTTGGAAACTCAAAGATCAAGATCGGATTCTCTGGAAAAGAGGCTTACACATCACGAAAGGA acaaGCGCCAGGCGGTATACGGTCCAGTTGCGTTTACAGCCTACCTTTCACACTGGGAACAAGACCTTGCCATCGGACAACCTGTTGTATTTGACACGGCACTGACAAACGAGGGCGGCTTCTATAGCACAAGCACAGGAAAATTTACCGTCCCTCTTGATGGACTTTATATCTTTTCCTTCATGATCGAAACCAAACATGCG GTAGATACAGCTGTTAGGCTTGTTGTAGATGGGGTTAATATGTTAGATGCAGTTGTGGAGCCGCGACATACAGGACAAAACTTACag GGTGGTAATGTGGGTATCTTCAAACTGCATAAAGGTGCGACAGTATGGGTTGAGAATTACAATAGAGAACATCAAACCCTGGAGGGACAGGATAGTTACAGGTTCAACACATTTTCGGGAGCTCTGCTGTCTGAGGTTGAAGACTTTGTATCCACGGTGGGATAG